A single window of Colletotrichum destructivum chromosome 9, complete sequence DNA harbors:
- a CDS encoding Putative short-chain dehydrogenase/reductase SDR, NAD(P)-binding domain superfamily has protein sequence MAPSATENAAAQLSGSYDAARPFVGKVALITGSGRGIGRGIALELGKRGANVVVNYASSASAAEEVVAEIQKHGSKAVALKADISKPAQVVDLFDRAVAHFGRMDFVISNSGKEVWCPEEEVTEELFQNIFDLNTRGQFFVAQQGLKHCGRGGRILLTSSIAAQMGGIPNHALYAGSKAAVEGFTRAFAVDCGAKGITVNAIAPGGVKTDMYDENSWHYVPNGYKGMPIEIIDQGLANMNPLKRVGVPADVGKVVASLCHSDCEWINGQVIKVTGGGT, from the exons ATGGCGCCCTCAGCGACTGAGAACGCCGCTGCCCAGCTGTCGGGCAGTTACGATGCGGCCCGGCCCTTTGTCGGCAAGGTCGCCCTGATCACCGGCTCCGGCCGCGGTATCGGCCgcggcatcgccctcgaACTCGGCAAGCGCGgcgccaacgtcgtcgtcaactacgcctcgtccgcctccgccgccgaggaggtcgtcgccgagatccaGAAGCACGGCtccaaggccgtcgccctcaaggccgacaTCAGCAAGCCCGCccaggtcgtcgacctcttcgaccgcgccgtcgcccactTCGGCCGCATGGACTTCGTCATCTCCAACTCGGGCAAGGAGGTCTGGTGCCCCGAGGAGGAAGTCACCGAGGAGCTCTTCCAGAACATCTTCGATCTCAACACCCGCGGCCAGTTCTTTGTCGCCCAGCAGGGCCTCAAGCACTGcggacgcggcggccgcaTCCTCCTGAcctcctccatcgccgcccagaTGGGCGGCATCCCCAACCACGCCCTGTACGCCGGCTCCAAGGCCGCTGTTGAGGGCTTCACccgcgccttcgccgtcgactGCGGCGCCAAGGGCATCACTGtcaacgccatcgccccCGGCGGTGTCAAGACCGACATGTACGACGAGAACTCGTGGCACTACGTCCCCAACGGCTACAAGGGCATGCCCATCGAGATCATCGACCAGGGCCTCGCCAACATGAACCCCCTTAAGCGTGTCGGTGTTCCAGCCGACGTCGGCAAGGTTGTTGCCTCCCTCTGCCACTCCGACTGCGAGTGGATCAACG GCCAAGTCATCAAGGTCACTGGTGGCGGCACATAA
- a CDS encoding Putative zn(2)Cys(6) fungal-type DNA-binding domain, Zinc finger C2H2-type, which produces MVFCAYCGKSFTRKEHLERHIPSRMSRTLSIVNGNKATTDTSDTDTNVKPHRCSACQLSFARRDLLQRHHSTYHEARDPMEPLPGGVPTVAGRTPIACQNCANAKTGCDKRVPCSRCAEKNLPCAARFARRSSKAAVRAAQASAAFQQQMMPTVPQPPQAAQPVAFMDLDPSMPKQDSPGKIPSGSPMTTMDPRMMEGPMKKSSPTQSHRSSDDFPSPHSRVDGLDEFMLNNDFITPDTNYQDMMVWPDYPIELDMYSGQLPISRPDMSMPSFPELSDMSSSSASEAMTASSSRGSIHTRSTSIMSTADFDTTMKPAEPALGMLSEATIPEFEVVIAAEDSWPLARCNPPIYSGTCPRTAIVHLECLERKSKEDGTWSSLEKYLENVDWDTTDASVVPLTSRTRDRMLAITQSFLQKALDIHRSGLNNGYSKTGYATPSEFNFIVLPPTKILEYFLRSYVRSLQYYYPLIVAGCVDPNEMLLNNQASTLLLLLMIAQGASAVPMAEARYLAAGLTETCRISLFDIIEKDVELSADPIALRCALLFTLQGAWSGDKWLMDIAMGQRGMYLSMLKHAGMLEPQPSMIPTLNSTTSTELQWRAWLHREMQNRLVYNWVMCDQELSLFHDTPPQLAITDLQCPLPSPEALWLASNSEQWFANAQGLYGCTANVNPQLLSSPSLTPSLCELFQDFLHDNLSRRQAGLSPQQLRLLLHPLQSLLCHLRQMLSCFSDVLSTRRATSRTITKSSTMLRLEEVQALLQKWYELTMSFHKSNPSCTTTRCNLVLYHLISLNAVTNFPEIERLARRDGFDGSYWELSLRHKRCIYNREEAIFHSGQVMRLLRSMPADRRPCWWPAGVYRATLILWADSVARLDPNFQKTQAQQQQQQQQSSSPTSQHQSASPEHLSGAGTSNAATSGQLGSGSIVAIDQVTPEDPALISYLWSGGDGIALLTRRDGTTLGLDKPVEVINYGVMAIEEGVTCRIGDGIRRKLITLNTNWNVDSLAATAAA; this is translated from the exons ATGGTCTTCTGCGCATACTGTGGGAAGTCCTTCACCAGGAAAGAACACCTGGAAAGGCACATCCCCAGCCGTATGTCAAGAACCTTGAGTATCGTCAATGGTAACAAAGCAACAACTGACACGTCGGATACAGATACCAATGTCAAACCTCATCGCTGCAGTGCTTGCCAGCTTTCCTTCGCACGACG CGATCTACTCCAGAGACATCACTCGACATACCATGAGGCACGAGACCCCATGGAGCCATTGCCCGGTGGTGTACCTACAGTGGCAGGCCGAACACCCATCGCTTGCCAGAACTGCGCCAACGCAAAGACTGGCTGTGACAAGAGGGTGCCCTGTTCGCGGTGCGCCGAGAAGAACCTGCCTTGCGCCGCAAGGTTTGCGCGGCGGTCATCCAAGGCGGCCGTCAGGGCTGCGCAGGCCAGCGCTGCTTTTCAACAACAGATGATGCCCACTGTACCCCAGCCTCCTCAAGCCGCCCAGCCCGTTGCCTTCATGGACCTAGATCCGTCCATGCCCAAGCAGGACTCCCCGGGCAAGATTCCCTCTGGATCTCCCATGACCACCATGGATCCTCGTATGATGGAAGGGCCCATGAAGAAGAGCTCCCCGACCCAGTCACATCGCAGCTCTGACGACTTCCCGTCACCCCACAGTCGGGTTGATGGGCTCGATGAGTTTATGCTGAACAACGACTTCATCACGCCCGACACCAACTACCAGGACATGATGGTCTGGCCCGATTACCccatcgagctcgacatGTACTCCGGCCAGCTGCCCATTTCGCGCCCGGATATGTCGATGCCGAGTTTCCCGGAGCTGAGCGATatgtcgtcgagctcggcgtcggaggccatgacggcctcgtcgtcgcggggGTCCATCCACACCAGAAGCACCAGCATCATGTCCACGGCCGACTTCGACACCACAATGAAGCCGGCAGAGCCTGCCCTGGGCATGCTGAGCGAGGCGACGATCCCAGAGTTCGAAGTCGTcatcgcggccgaggactcGTGGCCGCTCGCCCGTTGCAACCCGCCCATCTACTCGGGCACTTGTCCGAGAACGGCCATCGTCCATTTGGAATGCCTGGAAAGGAAGTCCAAAGAGGACGGCACGTGGAGCTCGCTGGAGAAGTACCTTGAAAATGTCGACTGGGACACTACGGATGCTTCCGTCGTCCCTCTCACGTCGCGCACCCGCGACCGGATGCTGGCCATCACGCAGTCGTTTCTCCAGAAGGCGCTGGACATCCACCGCAGCGGCTTGAACAACGGGTACTCCAAGACGGGATATGCCACGCCCAGCGAGTTCAACTTCATCGTCCTCCCTCCCACCAAGATCCTCGAATACTTCCTCCGTAGCTACGTCCGCAGCCTGCAGTACTACTACCctctcatcgtcgccggtTGTGTCGACCCCAACGAGATGCTACTCAACAATCAGGCCTCAACGCTGTTACTCCTGTTGATGATCGCACAGGGCGCCTCCGCCGTGCCGATGGCCGAGGCTCGCTACCTAGCCGCCGGCCTGACAGAGACATGTCGCATCTCGctcttcgacatcatcgagaaGGACGTCGAGCTGTCGGCCGACCCTATAGCCTTGAGATGCGCGTTGCTGTTCACGCTGCAAGGTGCCTGGAGTGGTGACAAGTGGTTGATGGACATCGCCATGGGCCAGAGGGGGATGTACTTATCG ATGCTGAAACACGCCGGCATGTTGGAGCCCCAACCGTCCATGATTCCGACCTTGAACAGCACAACAAGCACCGAGCTGCAATGGCGCGCATGGCTTCATCGCGAGATGCAGAACAGGCTCGTCTACAACTGGGTCATGTGCGACCAGGAGCTCAGCCTGTTCCACGACACGCCGCCTCAGCTGGCCATCACCGATCTCCAATGCCCTCTCCCCAGTCCCGAGGCCCTCTGGCTCGCGTCTAACTCGGAGCAATGGTTTGCCAACGCCCAGGGCCTCTATGGCTGCACTGCGAATGTCAACCCGCAACTCCTATCGAGCCCTTCCCTTACCCCCTCACTCTGCGAGCTCTTCCAGGACTTCCTCCACGACAACCTTTCCCGCCGCCAGGCCGGCCTCTCGCCCCAGCAGCTTcgtctcctccttcacccTCTTCAGTCCTTGCTATGCCATCTACGACAGATGCTCTCATGCTTTTCCGATGTGCTCTCCACCAGACGGGCGACCTCAAGGACCATCACCAAGTCGAGCACCATGCTCCGCCTCGAAGAAGTTCAGGCGCTTCTCCAGAAGTGGTACGAGCTGACCATGTCGTTCCACAAGAGCAACCCCAGCTGCACCACCACGCGCTGCAACCTGGTACTCTACCACCTCATCTCCCTCAACGCCGTCACCAACTTCCCCGAAATCGagcgcctcgcccgccgcgacggctTTGACGGCTCTTACTGGGAGCTAAGCTTGCGCCACAAGCGCTGCATCTACAACCGCGAAGAGGCCATCTTCCACTCCGGCCAGGTCATGCGCCTCTTGCGGTCCATGCCTGCCGACCGCCGCCCATGCTGGTGGCCTGCCGGTGTCTACCGCGCCACTCTCATCCTCTGGGCCGACAGTGTCGCGCGTCTCGACCCCAACTTCCAAAAGACCCAGgcgcaacaacagcaacaacagcagcaatcATCGTCGCCTACGTCCCAACACCAGAGCGCAAGCCCCGAACACCTTAGCGGCGCAGGTACCTCCAACGCGGCCACGAGCGGGCagctcggcagcggcagcatcgTTGCCATCGATCAGGTCACGCCGGAGGATCCCGCCCTCATTTCGTACCTGTGGAGCGGAggcgacggcatcgccctcCTCACCCGCCGCGACGGCACCACGCTGGGCCTGGATAAGCCCGTCGAGGTCATTAATTACGGCGTcatggccatcgaggagggTGTCACCTGCCGCATCGGCGATGGCATCAGACGCAAGCTCATTACCCTCAACACCAACTGGAACGTTGACAGCCTGGCCGCCACGGCAGCCGCATGA